The following are encoded together in the Kutzneria kofuensis genome:
- a CDS encoding D-sedoheptulose-7-phosphate isomerase yields the protein MGSVTPRALFDRRTAPVDDLAGRAEDVARACHAMAVRFHRGGKLVVFGNGGSCTDAQHVAVEFVHPVIVGKRALPAVSLTSDVATLTGVATGAGIDEVFAHQIRFLAEPADIALALSVDGDCPNILRGLEQARALGMLTVALVGGDGGRIAAERAAEHVLVARSGDPRVVKEVHVTTYHVLWELVHVFFEQPGVLDPAVLR from the coding sequence ATGGGCAGCGTGACGCCCCGCGCGCTGTTCGACCGCCGCACCGCTCCCGTCGACGATCTGGCCGGGCGAGCCGAGGACGTCGCCCGCGCCTGCCACGCCATGGCCGTGCGCTTCCACCGCGGCGGCAAGCTCGTGGTGTTCGGCAACGGCGGCTCCTGCACCGACGCCCAGCACGTCGCCGTGGAGTTCGTGCACCCGGTGATCGTCGGCAAGCGAGCCCTGCCGGCGGTGTCGCTGACCTCGGACGTGGCCACGCTGACCGGCGTGGCCACCGGGGCCGGCATCGACGAGGTCTTCGCCCATCAGATCCGGTTCCTGGCCGAGCCCGCCGACATCGCGCTGGCGCTGTCGGTCGACGGCGACTGCCCCAACATCCTGCGCGGCCTGGAGCAGGCGCGGGCGCTGGGCATGCTGACCGTGGCGCTGGTCGGCGGGGACGGCGGCCGGATCGCGGCGGAGCGGGCCGCCGAGCACGTGCTGGTGGCCCGCTCCGGCGACCCCCGGGTGGTCAAGGAAGTGCACGTCACCACCTATCACGTGCTGTGGGAGCTGGTGCACGTGTTCTTCGAGCAGCCCGGCGTGCTCGATCCCGCGGTGCTGCGATGA
- a CDS encoding NADH-quinone oxidoreductase subunit B family protein, whose protein sequence is MSTTDEQPIHILWINAGLSCDGDSVALTAATQPSIEEIVLGALPGLPRIAVHWPLIDFECGPAQGADTFIDWFHQADAGELEPFVLVVEGSIPNESIKSEGYWCGFGNNPDTGQPMTTSEWLDRLAPKALAVLAVGTCAAYGGIHAMAGNPTGAMGVPDYLGWDWKSKAGIPIVCVPGCPIHPDNLSETILYLLYLAAGQAPMIPLDDQLRPQWLFGATVHEGCDRAGYYEQGQFADEYGSPRCLVKIGCWGPVVKCNVPKRGWINGIGGCPNVGGICIGCTMPGFPDQFMPFMDEPPGARVSAAASGAYGSVIRRLRGITLRKADREPKWRAKGRELHTGYTSSWR, encoded by the coding sequence GTGAGCACCACCGACGAACAGCCCATCCACATCCTCTGGATCAACGCCGGGCTGAGCTGCGACGGGGACTCCGTCGCGCTGACCGCGGCGACGCAGCCCAGCATCGAGGAGATCGTGCTCGGCGCCCTACCCGGGCTGCCCAGGATCGCCGTGCACTGGCCGCTGATCGACTTCGAGTGCGGCCCGGCGCAGGGCGCGGACACCTTCATCGACTGGTTCCACCAGGCCGACGCGGGCGAGCTCGAGCCGTTCGTGCTGGTGGTGGAGGGCTCGATCCCGAACGAGTCGATCAAGTCCGAGGGCTACTGGTGCGGGTTCGGCAACAACCCGGACACCGGTCAGCCGATGACCACCAGCGAGTGGCTGGACCGCCTCGCCCCCAAGGCGTTGGCGGTGCTGGCCGTCGGCACGTGCGCCGCCTACGGCGGAATTCACGCGATGGCCGGCAACCCGACCGGCGCCATGGGCGTGCCCGACTATCTCGGGTGGGACTGGAAGTCCAAGGCCGGCATTCCGATCGTGTGCGTGCCGGGCTGCCCGATCCACCCGGACAACCTGTCCGAGACCATCCTGTACCTGCTCTACCTCGCCGCCGGCCAGGCGCCGATGATCCCGCTGGACGACCAGCTGCGCCCGCAGTGGCTGTTCGGCGCGACCGTGCACGAGGGCTGCGACCGGGCCGGCTACTACGAGCAGGGCCAGTTCGCCGACGAGTACGGCTCGCCCCGCTGCCTGGTCAAAATCGGCTGCTGGGGCCCGGTGGTCAAGTGCAACGTGCCCAAACGCGGCTGGATCAACGGCATCGGCGGCTGCCCGAACGTCGGCGGCATCTGCATCGGCTGCACCATGCCGGGCTTCCCCGACCAGTTCATGCCGTTCATGGACGAGCCGCCCGGCGCCCGGGTGTCGGCCGCCGCGAGCGGCGCGTACGGGTCGGTGATCCGCCGGCTGCGCGGCATCACGCTGCGCAAGGCCGACCGCGAGCCCAAGTGGCGGGCCAAGGGCCGGGAACTGCACACCGGCTACACCTCGTCCTGGCGGTAG
- a CDS encoding hydrogenase maturation protease — protein sequence MLIAGVGNIFLGDDGFGVEVARRLSTLDLPDGVQVRDYGVSGMHLAFDLLDSYDTTILVDATCRGDAPGTVYVVELDPVDEPTGFIDAHGMQPDVVMQLLAMLGGSSGRVLLVGCEPASVTGHIGLSPAVAGAVDAAVRTVLELVEVCDVPGDSR from the coding sequence GTGCTGATCGCGGGCGTCGGCAACATCTTCCTCGGCGACGACGGTTTCGGCGTCGAGGTGGCGCGGCGACTGTCCACTCTGGACCTGCCGGACGGGGTGCAGGTCCGCGACTACGGCGTGTCCGGCATGCACCTGGCGTTCGACCTGCTCGACAGCTACGACACCACCATCCTCGTCGACGCCACCTGCCGCGGCGACGCCCCCGGCACGGTCTACGTCGTCGAGCTGGACCCCGTCGACGAGCCGACCGGCTTCATCGACGCGCACGGCATGCAGCCGGACGTGGTGATGCAGCTGCTGGCGATGCTGGGCGGCTCGAGCGGCCGGGTGCTGCTGGTGGGGTGCGAGCCGGCGAGCGTGACCGGCCACATCGGACTGTCCCCGGCGGTGGCGGGGGCGGTGGACGCGGCCGTCAGGACGGTGCTCGAACTCGTGGAGGTGTGTGATGTGCCTGGGGATTCCCGGTGA
- a CDS encoding DUF5947 family protein, whose amino-acid sequence MNSGLRRFAQRPPADPQERCELCSRPIEHEHSHVVNVASRAILCACRPCYLLFTHSGAGKHRAVPERYVHVPDLVGGRAWWESAGIPVRIAFVFTNSELGTPVAFYPSPAGATECLLALESWTRLVEDNPVLDLAPDVEALLVNVDGDRFEAFVVPIDACYRLVGIVRLNWKGFDGGADAWREIDAFFEDLRDHG is encoded by the coding sequence ATGAACTCGGGTCTCAGGCGTTTCGCGCAGCGGCCTCCGGCGGATCCGCAGGAGCGGTGCGAGCTGTGCTCCCGGCCCATCGAGCACGAGCACTCGCACGTGGTCAACGTGGCGTCGCGGGCGATCCTGTGCGCGTGCCGGCCCTGCTACCTGCTGTTCACGCACTCCGGCGCCGGCAAGCACCGCGCCGTCCCCGAGCGGTACGTGCACGTGCCGGACCTGGTGGGCGGCCGGGCGTGGTGGGAGTCGGCGGGCATTCCGGTGCGGATCGCGTTCGTGTTCACCAACTCCGAACTGGGCACGCCGGTGGCGTTCTACCCCAGCCCCGCCGGCGCGACCGAGTGCCTGCTGGCCCTGGAGTCGTGGACCCGGCTGGTCGAGGACAACCCGGTGCTGGATCTGGCGCCGGACGTGGAGGCGCTGCTGGTCAACGTCGACGGTGACCGGTTCGAGGCGTTCGTGGTGCCGATCGACGCCTGCTACCGGCTGGTGGGCATCGTGCGGCTGAACTGGAAGGGCTTCGACGGCGGCGCCGATGCGTGGCGGGAGATCGACGCCTTCTTCGAGGATCTGCGCGATCATGGCTGA
- a CDS encoding MFS transporter: MTEATTRAAGDPAAKRLRFGWYSYGWAAQVFETTVLAVFMSRYLPAVAEHAVGETGRLHVLGIPIAPGSLFTYTISFGSVLLVVLMPIVGAFADRTGRKRQLLFAFAYLGALSCAAMVFVGLTDWVLGSVLFMLAFLAYKCARVVYNSLLPDLAGPDERDAVSSIGWAAGYLGGGSLLALNFVASFLIDDSAVLARLSLCSAGVWWAAFMIVPAVILRKMPTTADAHAPQAGSAFTAGFKELGDTLRHLRLYPWTLLFLLAYLVYYDGIATTTTLAADYGQNELKLGETTLLSAILLVQFASFGGALLLGRLSQRWGAKRVVAGSLVVWSVLITLAYFLQPGQPVQFYLLAIGISLVLGGSQALSRSMFASMIPRGKEAEYFSLFEISSSGTSALGPLVFGLVLQNTGSYRSAIFSLIAFFVLGLVLLLLVNVRKAITAAGNELPATLEQSR, encoded by the coding sequence ATGACTGAGGCCACCACACGGGCTGCCGGCGACCCGGCGGCCAAGCGGCTGCGTTTCGGCTGGTACAGCTACGGCTGGGCGGCCCAGGTGTTCGAGACGACGGTGCTCGCGGTGTTCATGAGCCGCTACCTGCCGGCGGTGGCCGAGCACGCGGTCGGCGAGACCGGGCGGCTGCACGTGCTGGGCATCCCGATCGCGCCGGGCTCGCTGTTCACCTACACGATCTCGTTCGGGTCGGTGCTGCTGGTCGTGCTGATGCCGATCGTCGGCGCGTTCGCCGACCGCACCGGGCGCAAGCGCCAGCTGTTGTTCGCCTTCGCCTATCTGGGCGCGCTGTCGTGTGCGGCGATGGTGTTCGTCGGGCTGACCGACTGGGTGCTGGGCTCGGTGCTGTTCATGCTCGCGTTCCTGGCGTACAAGTGCGCGCGGGTGGTCTACAACTCGCTGCTGCCGGACCTGGCCGGCCCCGACGAGCGGGACGCGGTGTCCTCGATCGGCTGGGCCGCCGGCTACCTGGGCGGCGGGTCGTTGCTGGCGTTGAACTTCGTCGCCTCGTTCCTGATCGACGACAGCGCGGTGCTGGCCCGGCTGTCGCTGTGCAGCGCCGGGGTCTGGTGGGCGGCGTTCATGATCGTGCCGGCGGTGATCCTGCGGAAGATGCCGACGACGGCCGACGCCCACGCGCCGCAGGCCGGCTCGGCGTTCACCGCGGGCTTCAAGGAGCTCGGCGACACCCTCAGGCACCTGCGGCTCTACCCGTGGACGCTGCTGTTCCTGCTGGCCTACCTCGTCTACTACGACGGCATCGCGACGACCACCACGCTGGCCGCCGACTACGGGCAGAACGAGCTGAAGCTGGGCGAGACGACGCTGCTGTCGGCGATCCTGCTGGTGCAGTTCGCCTCCTTCGGCGGCGCGCTGCTGCTGGGCAGGCTGTCGCAGCGGTGGGGCGCCAAGCGGGTGGTGGCGGGGTCGCTGGTGGTGTGGTCGGTGCTGATCACACTGGCGTACTTCCTCCAGCCGGGCCAGCCGGTGCAGTTCTACCTGCTGGCCATCGGCATCTCGCTGGTGCTGGGCGGCAGCCAGGCGCTGTCCCGGTCGATGTTCGCCAGCATGATCCCGCGCGGCAAGGAGGCGGAGTACTTCAGCCTGTTCGAGATCTCCAGCTCGGGCACGTCCGCGCTGGGGCCGCTGGTGTTCGGGCTGGTGCTGCAGAACACCGGCAGCTACCGGTCGGCCATCTTCTCGCTGATCGCCTTCTTCGTGCTGGGCCTGGTGCTGTTGCTGCTGGTCAACGTCCGCAAGGCGATCACCGCCGCGGGCAACGAGCTGCCGGCCACCCTGGAGCAGAGCCGCTAG
- a CDS encoding transglycosylase family protein has product MAALLIVFAGVCGGAAVADPSKQDWARLRMCESSDSYTAVSADGKYYGAYQFDLPTWASVGGTGLPSEASPAEQDYRALYLYRMRGWQPWECSLKLGLTPDTDAASRRVPTTADAAYIAVPIWPGKVYLAGDCAPALAIWQQRMATFGYLFRSAGCYDGATRQAVHDLQAANDITITGQLGRLTWKAAWLGNPPLGVG; this is encoded by the coding sequence ATCGCGGCACTGCTGATCGTGTTCGCGGGCGTGTGCGGGGGCGCCGCCGTGGCCGATCCGAGCAAGCAGGACTGGGCGCGGCTGCGCATGTGCGAGTCCAGCGACTCCTACACCGCCGTCTCGGCGGACGGGAAGTACTACGGCGCCTACCAGTTCGACCTGCCCACCTGGGCCAGCGTCGGCGGCACCGGCCTGCCCAGCGAGGCCAGCCCCGCCGAGCAGGACTACCGGGCGCTCTACCTGTACCGGATGCGCGGCTGGCAGCCGTGGGAATGCAGCCTCAAGCTCGGGCTCACTCCCGACACCGACGCCGCGTCCCGCCGCGTGCCCACCACCGCCGACGCCGCCTACATCGCCGTGCCCATCTGGCCCGGCAAGGTCTACCTAGCCGGCGACTGCGCCCCGGCGCTGGCCATCTGGCAGCAGCGCATGGCGACTTTCGGGTACCTCTTCCGCAGCGCCGGCTGCTACGACGGCGCCACCCGCCAGGCCGTCCACGACCTGCAGGCCGCCAACGACATCACCATCACCGGCCAACTCGGCCGCCTGACCTGGAAGGCCGCCTGGCTCGGCAACCCGCCCCTGGGGGTGGGCTAG
- a CDS encoding nickel-dependent hydrogenase large subunit produces the protein MTTPKTATGDNLVEMSWDPITRIVGSLGIYTKIDWAAKRVVECHSTSSVFRGYSIFMKGKDPRDAHFITSRICGICGDNHATCSVYTQNMAYGVRPPHLGEWIINLGESAEYMFDHNIFQENLVGVDYCERMVRETNPGVLEQANRAEAPHAGEHGYRTIGDIMRSLNPLEGEFYREALQVSRTTREMFCLMEGRHVHPSTLYPGGVGTVATVQLFTDYLTRLMRYVEFMKRVVPMHDDLFDFFYEAIPGYEEVGRRRMLLGCWGSLNDPRFCDFTYRNMADWGRKMFVTPGVVIDGELVTTSLVDINLGIRILLGSSFYEDWEDQEMFVAADPLGNPVDRRHPWNQHTIPRPAKRDFDDKYSWTMSPRWFDGTDHLALDTGGGPLARLWTTALADLVHTPYVNSTGHSVRIDLPRTATRPAAGFEWKIPQWSNALERNRARTYFQAYAAAMALYFVEQALGEIRGGHTKTWEKFTVPDEAVSCGFTEAVRGGLSHHMVIRGGKIANYHPYPPTPWNGSVRDSFGTPGPYEDAVQNTPIFEENTQENFKGIDIMRTVRSFDPCLPCGVHMNLSTGKVIDKVHTPHAFGSALGE, from the coding sequence ATGACAACCCCGAAAACGGCGACAGGCGACAACCTCGTCGAGATGTCGTGGGACCCGATCACCCGGATCGTGGGCAGCCTCGGCATCTACACCAAGATCGACTGGGCGGCCAAGCGCGTCGTGGAGTGCCACTCCACCTCGTCGGTGTTCCGCGGCTACAGCATCTTCATGAAGGGCAAGGACCCCCGCGACGCGCACTTCATCACCAGCCGGATCTGCGGGATCTGCGGCGACAACCACGCCACCTGCTCGGTCTACACCCAGAACATGGCCTACGGCGTCCGCCCGCCGCACCTGGGCGAGTGGATCATCAACCTCGGCGAGTCGGCCGAGTACATGTTCGACCACAACATCTTCCAGGAGAACCTGGTCGGCGTGGACTACTGCGAGCGCATGGTCCGCGAGACCAACCCCGGCGTGCTGGAGCAGGCCAACCGGGCCGAGGCGCCGCACGCCGGCGAGCACGGCTACCGCACCATCGGCGACATCATGCGGTCGCTGAACCCGCTGGAGGGCGAGTTCTACCGCGAGGCGCTGCAGGTGTCGCGGACCACCCGGGAGATGTTCTGCCTGATGGAGGGCCGCCACGTGCACCCGTCCACGCTGTACCCGGGCGGGGTCGGCACGGTCGCGACGGTGCAGCTGTTCACCGACTACCTGACCCGGCTGATGCGGTACGTGGAGTTCATGAAGCGGGTCGTGCCGATGCACGACGACCTGTTCGACTTCTTCTACGAGGCGATACCCGGCTACGAGGAGGTCGGCCGCCGCCGGATGCTGCTGGGCTGCTGGGGCTCGCTCAACGACCCGAGGTTCTGCGACTTCACCTACCGCAACATGGCCGACTGGGGCCGCAAGATGTTCGTCACGCCGGGTGTCGTGATCGACGGCGAGCTGGTCACCACCAGCCTGGTCGACATCAACCTGGGCATCCGGATCCTGCTCGGCTCCTCGTTCTACGAGGACTGGGAGGACCAGGAGATGTTCGTGGCCGCCGACCCGCTGGGCAACCCGGTGGACCGCCGCCACCCCTGGAACCAGCACACCATCCCACGGCCGGCCAAGCGGGACTTCGACGACAAGTACTCGTGGACGATGTCGCCGCGCTGGTTCGACGGCACGGACCACCTGGCGCTGGACACCGGCGGCGGACCGCTCGCCCGGCTGTGGACCACGGCGCTGGCGGATCTGGTGCACACGCCGTACGTCAACTCCACCGGGCATTCCGTGCGCATCGACCTGCCGCGGACCGCGACCAGGCCGGCGGCCGGCTTCGAGTGGAAGATTCCACAGTGGAGCAACGCGCTGGAGCGCAACCGGGCCCGCACCTACTTCCAGGCCTACGCCGCCGCCATGGCGCTGTACTTCGTGGAGCAGGCGCTGGGCGAGATCCGCGGCGGCCACACCAAGACGTGGGAGAAGTTCACCGTCCCCGACGAGGCCGTGAGCTGCGGGTTCACCGAGGCGGTGCGGGGCGGGCTGTCCCACCACATGGTCATCCGCGGCGGGAAGATCGCCAACTACCACCCGTACCCGCCGACGCCGTGGAACGGCAGCGTCCGCGACTCGTTCGGCACGCCCGGCCCGTACGAGGACGCCGTGCAGAACACGCCGATCTTCGAGGAGAACACCCAGGAGAACTTCAAGGGCATCGACATCATGCGCACGGTGCGCAGCTTCGACCCGTGCCTGCCGTGCGGGGTCCACATGAACCTGTCCACCGGCAAGGTGATCGACAAGGTGCACACCCCGCACGCCTTCGGCTCCGCGCTCGGGGAGTGA
- a CDS encoding HypC/HybG/HupF family hydrogenase formation chaperone: protein MTGPRAASNCDGDRCITCGDTAVEVTVVRLLPDDLAVVETGSGREEISVALVDARVGATVLVHASEAIAVIEEPS, encoded by the coding sequence ATGACCGGTCCCAGGGCTGCGTCGAACTGCGACGGCGACCGCTGCATCACCTGCGGCGACACCGCGGTCGAGGTGACCGTGGTGCGGCTGCTGCCCGACGACCTGGCCGTGGTGGAGACCGGGTCGGGCCGGGAGGAGATCAGCGTCGCCCTGGTCGACGCCCGGGTCGGCGCGACAGTGCTGGTGCATGCCAGCGAGGCGATCGCCGTCATCGAGGAACCCTCATGA
- a CDS encoding NifU family protein, producing the protein MASAGEVGDRVERLLAEFEALADPALASRAEELVRTVVEFYGAALERVVELLPEAVLERLAADQLVSGVLVVHDLHPHSLHQRVQHALDAVRPYLGSHSGDVSFVEITDEGVLRLALGGSCDGCPSSMVTVKLAIEQAIAHAAPEITRIEVEGAVLEQPGPTQPGPAQTGPGGRPLLPVVPAEKASWVELGDVDMVAPGAVSSVRARGTATVVCNADGTLYAYRDQCSACQEALSGGHFDGRVLSCPSCAVSYDVVLAGRAVSGDGHLDPLPLLTSDGTIRVAVPA; encoded by the coding sequence GTGGCGTCCGCGGGTGAGGTGGGCGATCGCGTCGAGCGGCTGCTGGCCGAGTTCGAGGCGCTCGCCGACCCGGCGCTGGCCTCCCGCGCGGAGGAACTGGTCCGCACGGTCGTGGAGTTCTACGGGGCCGCGCTGGAACGGGTCGTGGAGCTGCTGCCGGAGGCGGTGCTGGAGCGGCTGGCCGCCGACCAGCTCGTCTCCGGCGTGCTGGTGGTGCACGACCTGCACCCGCACAGCCTCCATCAGCGGGTCCAGCACGCCCTCGACGCCGTACGGCCCTATCTGGGGTCGCACTCGGGTGACGTGAGTTTCGTGGAGATCACCGACGAGGGTGTGCTGCGGTTGGCGCTCGGGGGCAGCTGCGACGGCTGCCCCTCCTCCATGGTCACCGTGAAGCTGGCGATCGAGCAGGCCATCGCGCACGCGGCGCCGGAGATCACGCGCATCGAGGTCGAGGGTGCTGTGCTGGAGCAACCTGGGCCGACGCAACCTGGTCCGGCGCAGACCGGGCCGGGCGGTCGACCGCTGCTGCCGGTCGTGCCGGCGGAGAAGGCGTCGTGGGTGGAACTGGGCGACGTCGACATGGTCGCGCCGGGCGCCGTCTCGTCGGTGCGGGCGCGGGGCACGGCGACGGTGGTGTGCAACGCCGACGGCACGCTCTACGCCTATCGCGACCAATGCTCGGCTTGTCAAGAGGCGTTGTCCGGTGGGCACTTCGACGGGCGAGTGTTGTCGTGTCCGTCATGCGCAGTGAGCTACGACGTGGTGCTGGCGGGGCGGGCGGTCAGCGGCGACGGTCACCTGGATCCGTTGCCGCTGCTGACATCCGATGGCACGATCCGGGTCGCGGTGCCGGCATGA
- a CDS encoding glycerophosphodiester phosphodiesterase, producing the protein MRSGHPYLDDGPYPRALAHRGWHVGDLAGMENSLSAFRRAVEEGYRYIETDVQATTDGVVVVQHDDVLDRTTDRQGVIARLPWSEVGRAQVGGREQIPTLESVLEELPTALLNIDVKADNAVEPVLRLLERCDAWDRVCLASFSDGRLERLRRAAGSRLLTSMGPRAVGSLWAAGRWPVLGTKRFVRGQLAQVPEYQGPLRVVDRRFLDASHRAGLEVHVWTVNTEERMRRLLDLGVDGIVTDRPDLLRDVLRSRDAWAA; encoded by the coding sequence GTGCGAAGTGGACATCCCTACCTCGACGACGGCCCGTACCCGCGGGCGCTGGCGCACCGCGGCTGGCACGTGGGCGACCTGGCCGGCATGGAGAACTCGCTGAGCGCGTTCCGGCGGGCCGTCGAGGAGGGCTACCGGTACATCGAGACCGACGTGCAGGCCACCACGGACGGGGTGGTCGTGGTGCAGCACGACGACGTGCTGGACCGGACCACCGACCGGCAGGGGGTGATCGCGCGGCTGCCGTGGTCGGAGGTCGGCCGGGCCCAGGTCGGCGGGCGGGAGCAGATCCCGACGCTGGAGTCGGTGCTGGAGGAGCTGCCGACGGCGCTGCTCAACATCGACGTGAAGGCCGACAACGCGGTGGAGCCGGTGCTGCGGCTGCTGGAGCGGTGCGACGCCTGGGACCGGGTGTGCCTGGCGTCGTTCTCCGACGGGCGGTTGGAGCGGCTGCGGCGAGCGGCCGGGTCGCGCCTGCTGACGTCGATGGGGCCGCGGGCGGTGGGGTCGCTGTGGGCGGCGGGCCGGTGGCCCGTGCTGGGCACGAAGCGGTTCGTGCGCGGGCAGTTGGCGCAGGTGCCCGAGTACCAGGGGCCGTTGCGGGTGGTGGACCGGCGGTTCCTGGACGCGTCGCACCGCGCGGGGCTGGAGGTGCACGTGTGGACGGTCAACACCGAGGAGCGGATGCGGCGGCTGCTGGATCTCGGCGTGGACGGCATCGTCACCGACCGGCCGGATCTGCTGCGCGATGTGCTGCGGTCGCGGGACGCCTGGGCCGCCTAG
- a CDS encoding D-sedoheptulose-7-phosphate isomerase, which yields MTDVESLYPFLYADKVDLGAVLAQVSASTAAKAREITELRRRVLAADGDRLARCAAEMAERFAAGGRLLSFGNGGSATDAQEVAGLFLSPGGGLRPLPAFCLTNDIAVVTALSNDIGFDVVFARQLAALSRPGDIAVGLSTSGNSANLLAAFDEAGRRGLLTVGIAGYDGGRMAELDSIDHLFTVPSASVHRVQEAQTTVYHVLWELVLDRLRGDDQ from the coding sequence ATGACCGATGTGGAGTCGCTCTACCCCTTCCTCTACGCCGACAAGGTCGACCTGGGCGCGGTGCTGGCGCAGGTCAGCGCGTCCACGGCGGCCAAGGCGCGGGAGATCACCGAGCTGCGCCGCCGGGTGCTGGCCGCCGACGGCGACCGGCTCGCCCGGTGCGCGGCGGAGATGGCCGAGCGGTTCGCCGCGGGCGGGCGGTTGCTGTCGTTCGGCAACGGCGGCTCCGCGACCGACGCCCAGGAGGTCGCCGGGCTGTTCCTGTCCCCCGGCGGCGGGCTGCGGCCGCTGCCGGCGTTCTGCCTGACCAACGACATCGCCGTCGTGACGGCCCTGTCCAACGACATCGGCTTCGACGTGGTGTTCGCCCGGCAGCTCGCGGCGCTGTCCCGGCCCGGCGACATCGCGGTGGGGCTGTCCACCAGTGGCAACTCGGCGAACCTGCTGGCCGCCTTCGACGAGGCCGGCCGGCGCGGGCTGCTGACGGTCGGCATCGCCGGCTACGACGGCGGGCGGATGGCCGAGCTGGACTCCATCGACCACCTGTTCACCGTGCCCTCCGCCTCCGTGCACCGGGTGCAGGAGGCCCAGACCACCGTCTACCACGTGCTGTGGGAACTCGTTCTCGACCGGCTCAGGGGTGATGACCAGTGA
- a CDS encoding DUF6084 family protein, translating to MAELAFECLDVHPLRYGVGPALVFRLHIAEVNAAAVHAIALRVQIRIEPQLRHYAEREAELLTYLFGDRSRWGETLKPMQFTAASVMVPSFTGATEVELEVPCTYDLEVAAGKYFHALDDGAVPMVLLFSGTVFAKGEKGFWVHPIPWHQQASYRMPVSVWRELMDAYFPHEAWIRLDRDTVDAMLRYKSTHAIPTWDEAIRALLKETAP from the coding sequence ATGGCTGAGCTGGCCTTCGAGTGCCTGGACGTGCACCCCCTGCGCTACGGGGTGGGGCCGGCGCTGGTGTTCCGGCTGCACATCGCCGAGGTCAACGCGGCCGCCGTGCACGCGATCGCGTTGCGGGTGCAGATCCGCATCGAGCCGCAGCTGCGCCACTACGCCGAGCGTGAGGCGGAGCTGCTGACGTACCTGTTCGGGGACCGGTCGCGGTGGGGCGAGACGCTCAAGCCGATGCAGTTCACCGCCGCGTCGGTGATGGTCCCCAGCTTCACCGGCGCCACGGAGGTGGAGCTGGAGGTGCCGTGCACCTACGACCTGGAGGTGGCGGCCGGCAAGTACTTCCACGCCCTTGACGACGGCGCGGTGCCGATGGTGCTGCTGTTCTCCGGGACGGTGTTCGCCAAGGGCGAGAAGGGGTTCTGGGTGCATCCGATCCCCTGGCACCAGCAGGCGTCGTACCGGATGCCGGTGTCGGTGTGGCGGGAGCTGATGGACGCCTACTTCCCGCACGAGGCGTGGATCCGGCTGGACCGCGACACCGTGGACGCGATGCTGCGCTACAAGTCCACGCACGCGATCCCCACCTGGGACGAGGCGATCCGGGCGCTGCTGAAGGAGACGGCGCCATGA